DNA sequence from the Sphingomonas bisphenolicum genome:
GTCGCCCTAGACACGGTTCTGTCTGTTGAGCTGCGACAGTCGAGCCGCACGGTCATGCGGTTGGAGACGCAGGCCGTGACCAAGAAGACGGGCGCATTGGGACGCGCAGTGGTGGGTAGCGTCCTGCTAGGCGGCGCTGGAGCGGTGATTGGGGCGGCGACGGCTGGCGGGCAGACCACCGCCACGACAAAGAGCAAGAGCCTGACACGCGACGGGCCGACCTATGTCGTCATCGGCACAACCGACCTTGAGCGCCCTATGCTTAAGGTCAAGATGAGCGGTGTCTCGGCTGGCGAGGAATGGCTCCATAGGATCAAGGCGTCGCTAGAGTTGCAGAAGGGTAACCGCCTTTGAACGTTTCGCGCGTCGAGAAAATCGAAAATCGAGATCGGATCGGGAGAAGCTGAGCCGCGCGCAGCGAACAAACCGCTTAGGCTTATAGCTGTCCCAGTACGTCACAGAGGCACCACGCGTCCCGCGGCCGTAAACCACCTTGTCCACCTCTCTGCGGTGATCGTATCGCAAGCGGAACCCCTGGCACTTCCGGCAGCGCCAGCTGTTGGCAGGTTGGAGGAGAGCGCAGCCATGCCAGACAAGGTCGTGTCGATAGGGTTACTGACGGAGCGGGACTTGGAGCGGTTGGGCGAGGGCTTCCGGCGGCACATCCCTATAACTAGCGACGACCTGTTCGCCGACCTGATGGCGAAGCTGGACCGGATACCCTTCGACCCAAGCCATAAATCACGATCCCACAAGGCAAAGCGGTGAAAGCTGTTTGCAAGTCACAAGCTAAACGCGACTGAAATATTCGATATTTTTCTGACCAAAGGTGACTGAACCAAAAGGTCACCCACAGCCCAATACCCCGACAAGGTACCATACGGAATTTTCCAAGAGAAACGCGGCGAGCCGTTCCTGTGCCTGATCGTCGTCACTTTACTTGTCATAAAGTCACAATGCATCGAGTTGTTCGTCAACGAGACTTTGACGCAACATAGACTTGGAGCAGACTTATGACGCAGGCCGATAACGCTTCCGCACGCAAGACCCTATCCACTCGGCTGGGCACCAGCCCGAAGACCTTGCACCGCAAGGCCATGGCGAAGGCCGCCGCAGCGCCAGCGCCCGAGGGGGAGGGCTTAGAGGACATGTTTCCCGCGTCGCCTCTGGATGCCGACGTTGCCTCAGCGCCCGGCAATGCCGCGCCATTGCCTATCGCCACGGCCGTAGGTCAACACGCCGCATCGCAGTCCGACGACAGCGCCACCGTGACCGATGGGGTGGTCGCCGGCGACCAACAGACAGCAGCCGCACCCGCCATCGATATAATAGAGTCGAGCGCCGCCCCCAAGCAGGCCGACGAGCCCGTCGCCACTCCGCCCTCGACCATCGTTAAGAATCAGTCGGCACCGGCAGCGCCCGCCCAATTGCCAACGGTGTCGCCTTGGTCTGAGGCTGACGAGAGGGCGTACCAAGCCATGGCCGCGCGTCGCAAAGCGGCTGGCTTCCAGCGGCGGGGCCGGAACGTGTCGGCGCAACAGGTTATTCTTGGTGCCGTCACGCCGAATCCCGGCACGGTGTATGCAACAATTGCTGCCATAGTGGGCGCTGCTGGCAACATCAGCAGGGGCGAACTGATTGACCTAATGGCGACCGCGACCTTCTCCAACGTCAAGGCCAAGCCGACCGATCGCAATTGGTGTACCGCGTATATCGCGGGCGCTGCGCGGGACGGGGTGCTGGCCTGGACTGATAGTGGGCAGATACTCGGCGAGCATTCGCCCGAAGCAAGCAATGGTGCAGACCTGTGAATCTTGTGGTCTATCTCCGGGTAAGCACCCAAGCTCAGGGTCGAAGTGGCCTCTCTGTGGAAGCACAGCGTACCGCTGTCGAGAGTTACGCTCTCGGTGGCGGTCACCGCATCGTGGCAGAATATGTGGAGGTCGAGTCGGGAAAACACGACGATAGGCCCTTTTTGGCGGAAGCCCTGGCTGCATGTCGGCTCCACCGCGCCACGTTGTGCATTGCCAAGCTGGATCGACTTTCCAGGTCAGTCAGCTTCATTTCTCGGCTGCACGATGGTGACGTGGACTTCGTCGCATGCGACGCGCCCTATGCAAACAGGTTCATGATCAACCTCTTTGCGGCAATCGCCGAGCATGAGCGGGAGATGATCAGTCAGCGGACCAAGGCGGCGCTTGCCGCTGCCAAGGCACGGGGCGTGCGGTTGGGCAATCCTAATGGCGGGGCAGCCCTGCTGCCTGGTTGCAAAATAGCGGCGGCAAAGGCCGGAGCCTTGCTTGCCCAAAGGGCGGATCAGCGCGCCATCCAGGTCATGCCGTTGCTGCAGCAGCTTGAGGCGGATGGTTGCACAAGTGCCAGGGCGATGGCGCACGCGCTAAATCTGCGGGGCGTGCCCGCACCCAGCGGTCGCCCGCTCTGGTATCCAGAGCAGGTACGGCGCGTGATGCGACGGGGCGCAAATCTGGATCGCACCGGGTGAGGCGTCTGCTGTTGGGCACCGTCGCACTATACGCTATTGGGTGGATCGCGATCGGCTGAAGCGGATATGGGCAACTGCATCCGTTAATCCACGTCCCAAATCAGCCTACCTCCACACCCTTCCAAAAGGCGACACGACCGAGGATATTCTCCGCCGCGGATTTCGGATCAGGGTAATACCACGCGGCGTCGCGATTCTCCGCTCCCTCAACCTGGAGGCTGTAGTAGTGCGCTGTCCCCTTCCACGGGCAGACGGTTGTCGTCTCGCTCGGCTGCAGGAACGCAGAATTGACGGCGGCGGCGGGAAAATAGTGATTGCCCTCGACGACGACCGTCTCGTCGCTGGCGGCGATCACCGAGCCGTTCCATCTTGCTTCGACCATTGTCACTCTCCTGCAAACTTCCCAGGTCGGGCGCGCCGCAGCGTGTTTCAAGGAGTGTCGTTCCAAGCCAGTACCCAGCCGCGAGAGCGGACGGTCAAGAGTCGACCAATTGTGTTCACTTGCGACGTGTTTTATCTCTCCAATAGTGGACGGTCGCTCAAATGGCGCACACGTATCGCTAGCGATCGTTTGATGGCGCGAATACCCCTTGCGCGGATGCTAAGTTATGCGACTCCGACGCCCGCACTGTTGCGCATGGTTGGCCCCGAACGCGTTGTTGATGAAGAGGCGGCACGGGTCTAGAGCGATGGTGAAAAAGGGAAACGCAATGCCTTACTATTCATTAAGAATTACAAGCGGAGAAGATGCCGATTTGGTAGAATTGAAGGGCATGTATCCTGATTGGCAGCCGGCCGATTATACCGATAGCCCAATGATTTACATTCAGCGGTCGTTAGATATTGCGAGCCTTCAACGAAACGTGGCTGGCGTCGGTGAGGATGGCGGGACCGTAGAAGTGAAGAAAATTACCAAGCGCGAGTTTGAATGGAAGAAGCATCAGTGAACGGGGGGATCGCTTGAAACCTCGAATGCTAACGCGGGGAGCAATCGCCATTTGCATATTGGCTTGTACGCGGACTGTCCCAATGGCGATTCGCCATCCCCGTACAAGTTAAAACGGCGTTGCGGATATGCAGAATGCGGTGGTCATCCGCATCTTCCGCGTGCCGCTGTAAACTGACTTTCTGCTATCCACCAAACGTAGCCTTGCCAGCGACCGGGGATCGAACCCTGCACCCCGTCCGTCGAGGAAGACCATTACAATGGTGCGTCTACCAATTCCGCCACGCTGGCTTGAGGGGAATAGCACATGTTCACCCTTTGGGGAGCGGGACCGTCTCCAGATCGCCAATCAGCAATTGTTTCGCTTACGGAATATTTTCCCGCGTCGGACGTTTCGGCTGGTGTGTCTGAGAATTGGCGGGTTCACGATCGGAAGCGGAAGGGCCATTTTTTGATAAGCTGTCGGGTAACCGCGTGTCGCGCTCCGTCGCAAAGCTGATTTGACCGCATCTCAGTACGCGAGTAAGCGGGGTCTGACGGCCGCCTTGCATGCCGGGCATTCGCCGGGATGATTGCCGCTCTTTGAGCGGGGTGGCGGGTGTCGGACGAGATCGGGGATTCAGCGAGCTGTGCAGCGACTACTCATACGAGCGGTCGTATGAGTAGTCGGATAGAAGTCGTTAGCCGGGTGTCGGGCCGGCGGCGCTGGACGGTGGATCAGAAGCTGGCCGTGCTGCGGGATGCATTTGGCCCGGAGGGCTGCGT
Encoded proteins:
- a CDS encoding recombinase family protein — protein: MEAQRTAVESYALGGGHRIVAEYVEVESGKHDDRPFLAEALAACRLHRATLCIAKLDRLSRSVSFISRLHDGDVDFVACDAPYANRFMINLFAAIAEHEREMISQRTKAALAAAKARGVRLGNPNGGAALLPGCKIAAAKAGALLAQRADQRAIQVMPLLQQLEADGCTSARAMAHALNLRGVPAPSGRPLWYPEQVRRVMRRGANLDRTG
- a CDS encoding DUF427 domain-containing protein gives rise to the protein MVEARWNGSVIAASDETVVVEGNHYFPAAAVNSAFLQPSETTTVCPWKGTAHYYSLQVEGAENRDAAWYYPDPKSAAENILGRVAFWKGVEVG